The Vidua macroura isolate BioBank_ID:100142 chromosome 2, ASM2450914v1, whole genome shotgun sequence DNA window aagctcTGAGGAGCAtttggcacaggattgtgtccagatggttctggaaTGTCTCCAGTAAGGGAGACTCCAAGCCTTCTCTGGACAATCAGTTCCAGTGCTCggtcactgcacaggaaagcaattcttcctcatgttcaggtggaacttcctggccatcagtttctgcccactGCCTCTTGTCCCATTGCTGGGCACCATGGAGCAGAGCCTtctgagccctccctgcagacactggCAGACAGGGATGAGGgcccctctctgccctctcTTCTCGAGGCTggacaggcccagctccctcagcctttcctcactgagatgctccagtccctccaTCATCTTTGTCACCCTCCGCTGGATCTGCTCCAGCTCCGTGTCTGTGcggtcctgaggagcccagaactgggcacagtactccaggtgatcctcaccagagctgagaagaggggcaggatcaccttcctcaacctgctggcagagctaTTCCTAATGGACCCAAATCCTTCAGCCGAACTCCTTTTGGGACTCGGTTTCAGAGGGAAGCAGCCACTGCCATTTGCTTTATGCAGTCTGTGCTCCCCTCTCGTCTGCAGGATGACTCCTATGCACAGAACAGtgccagcctcctgctccttgCTGAGTTCTGCACCCTTACACTGCCTCTCCACAGGGAGCTCGGGCAGGAGAAGGATGTcatctccttccccagcaccagaGGAGGCAGGATCAGCCAAGACAGGGGCTGCATTTCCAGGAGATCCCAAGTGCCTCTTGTAGGGTCTGACTCTGAGGCAGATCCCTGTGGTGGGACATAATTTTGTCTTGGGTAGCTTGCAGCAGGCCAAGAGCAAGCTCAGCCCTGGTACAAGAGCTTTCATCATCTTCAGACTGCTGGCTCCAGGAATGAGCATTTCTAAAACTCTTGAGTTGGAAAGTTGTCTAATCTCCCAGCAAATCTAAGAAAATCAAATCCCACCTCAGAAACAAGTTTACTAAAATGTTATGATGCTTTTATTATTGATATTAAACCACAGCCAAATTTTACTGGGAGGTGTTCAGTGGTGACAAGGCTTTTTCTGCCCTTGCATTATTTAAAGGTTAAAAGTAGAAGGGTATATCACTTAAGATATAGAATGTATGTAAAGATAATGATCCTTCAAATAGTGAACCCTGAAAAGGGCTGCGTGGGTGTAGCCTAAGGAGTGACATAAACATCAAccaattatttttacattttctctttcttggtGTAAGCTTCAGCAGCTGGGTCCCATATGAATATGTCATGACAGATGACAGTGATATGAGCAGATGAACCCCAAGGCAACCCGCCATCCTGTCAaggagagggcagagctgggtccCCTCAATATGCATAGGCTGTGTCACTGACAGCAATTTACTGTGGTGGTCAGGCGCCTGGAGTCTGTATTCTTCCCCAAGAAGCaggttttgaaatatttttaggcATGAATACCATTAAAGTTTGTCTTCAGTAAGAATCACTGACAAAGGAGAGCCCAATCTTCCACAACCTGGAATTTTGCCCTTTTTTACCTGGCATTTAAAATTATGCTTAACTAAACCCTGCCAGATGCCTTACCTGCCTTATCTAGCAACATTAAACTGAAAAGATAGGAAAAGAGGTTACTGGGATGATTTGTaataaatgtttacattttgtAATAGGCTTAcacctgtgtttttttctggctgTGTCCATGTGGTTCAAAACACGAAAAATGGAGGCAAATGTacagtttcttcttttgaagGCGAGGTTTCCAGCATCAGAAGGGTGCAAAAGGAGTGGCCAATCCATTACCTTCATTAGGAGCTGTATAAACAAAGCAGCCACCCTGTGATGCTGACAACACACAGCCTGTTGCTCAAAAGGTTGGATCAGTTCCTCTTCTGGCTTGCACCACAAAAAAAGCATAGTGACTATCACAGACTGTGTTTGACAGTGCAACACAAGAGCTGAATCTTGCTCCTGGTGTTTCTGTAATGTGAGGAATTCAAGCGCctcatttaaatattaaatccTTCCTTTTCCATACCTCATTTTCGGTCACTTTCTCCATTTCAAATACCTTCTCTGCTCTCAAGCAGTGACCAAAAGCTTTCCATGGTATTTTGAAGGGATGCCAGTGATTTCTTACAGCAGGGATTCATATTAAGGGAAGCTGCTTTGTATACTGCTAAAATGAACTGTGCTCAATCGAGTAAAAGGGGGGATGTTAGTGCTAAGGTCACAGTTAAAGCCAGTCTGGAATTTGCAACCAAAAGAAGAATCAAATCCCTTTGTATCAAACTTCCCTGGCTGAGTTTAATCTCCAGATTTTAGAGACTAGATCTTGCATAAGGCACAGAGGGGTTAACATTATTTTCTGGCATATCAACTGATTTCTACATtatgttcattttctttctcatttatttctaaataattgtAAATACCAGACTTTACAGATGGAAGATCTGATGTCACCTCAAGGTTTCTGTAGTTTTGTACCTGGGGAATTTCAGGCACCACAAATCATTCCTCCTGCCTTGGCTGGCAGGTCCGAATTATGCTGAGTTTAGCCAAAGGGAAAGGTTGGGTTTGCCAGCAATGTGAGTTTAAAAGCCTTCCACCTCTTGCATTGCTCACCTGATAATAGAAACTACGGAGGTGGATTTTCAAGGTAACAGGGGAGTGAGATGCGTGGGATACATGTGCTGTGCACATGATGTGACGAGCAAGTGACAGCACTGGGTGTAAGTGCTTAAGCCCCACTAAGCCCCAAGTGCTCCAGTGCCTCTGCAGTAGAGGAGGAATGGACTAAGTCTGGCTCTGGGCCCTGAGGTTCTGCACCAGATCAGCAGCATGTGCAGTTGTCCTTGCAGTAGTCTCGCCCACGTCACCTTCTACTCTCCTGCTCTCAGCCCATGCCAAAGGAGCTGCACCTTTGTGCTGGTGTGTGCCAGCCCTGACTGCCCCACAAAGCTGAGGCAAGAGCAAGGGGCTTCCTCTGAGGGCTGACCACATGGGGTTATGGGCTGCTGGGCTTTTACCCCTCCAGGAACCCAGCCCTGGTCCTGCTCCTTCAGTCTATCCCTGGACTACTGTTTATCTGCACCGCAGGAATCTcagctggcagggcagaggggtgcaggcagctgcagcaatgGGATTGTGTGAGGCAGCATGGAAGGGGAGGGAGACCTGACATGAAAGCTGTTCAGGGTAGAGGGGCTACCCAGGCTTTGTCAGCTCACAGTTCCTCTGTTTCTCCCTGCTTGGGTCCAGATTGACTACAGAGCCAGTtttctcacctctccctcccccttGGAGCTTGTCAGTCCTGCAAACCGACAGAGAACATTACAGACAAGCCCCCACCTACACTTCAATATCTCTTCTCATGCTGCCCTCCTTACTGTCCCACACATaccctctttctctttctcttctccctcactgcctttgttttttcctctgtgcccATAATATATCAACTCTCCAGTGATTCGGTATAAATGAGCAGTGAAAGAGCTGACCAAGGagtcagaaaacagaagaaaagagttAATCCGGGCTCTAGCAGAATATAGAATTAATCCAGGACATAgtctggaaaaggagagagagaaggggagTCCGGTAAAGAGGTCATACAGAAAGCAAGGTGGTATGTGAAAATTTAGGGCTTTGCAAGACACTAGGGGAGGAACAGAGATGAAAATACATGAGCTACCCATGCCATCTGTCAATGTTTGCACAGAAATCCCACCAAACcagaaatattgtttaaaatCCATTAAAGTTGCTAGTGGCACATCCCACCAACAAAAACATTAGAAAACCATGAAGTCTCCAGGCAAGGCTTCGCTGGGGGTTTGAAGCCCTTAACCGCAGTTTCACGTTTGTCATGTCACCCCACCGACTTCTAGAACCCACAggcttcctccctcccttcccacttGAAACCTTTAACCTGAGCCCTGCACACAAACCTCTCctgccaagaaaacaaaattcagcaTCGTACTTCCTCGGTGCACCACCTAACTCACACCAGCACAAGGAGTAGGGGAGAACTTCTCCAAACCATCAACTCTCCTACAACAGATTCCCAcctacaaacaaacaaaaaaacatttgtgcCATCTTACATAGCTCCCTCCCACCAGCTGCTGAGACCATACACCctgaattcctgctgcttctcaggGCACCACTGATCCACACAATTTCTTCTCCTGCAAACCACACTGCACAGTTTGAGTTTACAGTTATGCAGCTtgtgtggggacagagggaggagGTGTGTGGGTTGTGGGTGGTGGATGTGGGTGGTGTAACGTGGAAAAGGTGAAATCATGCTCACAGATAGCTGAGGGCTACACTAGCAATTTCATTGATTATTTCTATGGCTTTGGAAGTGCCTGGTGTATGTAagatactcttttttttctcttttcagtaaaTTCTGAGAGAAGATGAAAGTGCTAAGGAGTAACCACTAAAacataacaaaataataatctgTCTTTCTTTCAAAACTCTTGTTTTGTTGACACATTAAGATCACAAATGTTGGCTTCACTTGCCCACTGTGAATGAGAGAGCACTTCTGTGTTGGCCAGGACGTGGCCCTATAATCTCATGAagatctgggctgctgcagcattGGGTAGGAGGAGCAGATGGCCTGAGACAGTGCAGTCATTGGTTAAAAAACAGAGCTCAACTGTATGTAGCAAATGTAGTAAAGtaaattattctaaaattaATAATCTCGCAGTGCAGAAACAGTAGAAAATATCTTGAAGTGCACCCTCTGCTCACAGTTTTCACAACATTACTGTCTTCCAACATTACTGCACGTGCATGTTTTAGCATTTTTATCCATTCTTGGCTGACCAGAATTAAGCTGTAATTTTTCTAAATAGCTGCTGATTGCAAGTGCACCCACTTTTCTACACAAGCTGTAGCTGAGTGCCCAGAAATTAAGGCCTTTATAATGAGTGGCTTTTTCTGAAAGTGTGTCCCATGAGGTACCTCCCCAGGGCACTGGGCTTTGTCTTTAGAGTTCTTACAACACAGGGAGGGAGCAAAAGCACCATTTTTCTCCTGATGTCAGTATCTTCAATAAGTATTGTAGTTGGTTTTAAACTAAACAAGAGTAGTTTGGAACGTAGCATTCTGCGACTGGGGAGATCTGGATCCTCTTTGCACTGCTATAAAGAAGCAAATGTGATATTTCACAGTTTAGTAGGATACAGTTTTAAATGATTGGCAGCTGGAGTGGCAAAGAGCAGAGCTTTTTCAGACAGAGAGCAAAAGCCCCTGTTGAAACCCAGCAGTTCTGTGCTTTGCAGGATGGGCTGGCCAGGTGCTCTCTTCTGGCAGCCAGATCGATGCTCCCAGCCAGACACCGCCTTCAGAGGATGCTTCTCAGCAAATCACAAGGCTCTGGGAGAATCTTTTTGCTCATCAAGTGCTTGACTTTTTCTGCCAGAGATTCCCCAAAAGATACCAGTTGTAATTATACTGGGTCCCCAGTTCAACTTACCTCATTTAACAGAAAccttaagtttaaaaaaacttttaataTAATCATGGACATGAACTTAGTAGAGCACAGATTAGAAATTACCCTGCATAAGAGCTGATTTGATGGCCTCTAAAAACCAAGGTAAGCCTTTCCAGCAATCCAGAGATTGGGACAGATTTCTGGGAGACTTTGAATCAAGCCAAAAAATTCTACATCCGCTCAATGCTACTCACTAGGTGCCAAATATTATGCTGGTATTACAAGGGCTGGATCATTAtgcacagcacaggaaggatCCACTGTTTTGAAGTTAGTGTTTGACCAGGCACCAGTGGCCAGACATGATGGCAATTGAGAAGTAGAACACAGAAGAGCATTTGCACCAAGTGACTGGCACGGTTGTTGGTGCAGAGACCACTGattgataaaataaaataaaataaaataaaataaaataaaataaaataaaataaaataaaataaaataaaataaaataaaataaaataaaataattacatagTATTGCATAAAGCCACGTTACTCAAAGTAATTAAATCCCTCGCGTGTTGCGAGGGTTTCCCATCCGGCAGGAAATCTTTTCTCCAACAGGAGGAGCTCTTTGCTTTGGTGAGACGATGTCAAAGGAGTGGCCACAGTTTTACTCCAaaccccctcctccctccctttccgCCCCCGTTTTATACGAGAGCGGCAGCTTAATTGATTTGAtaacaaaataaacagcagcCGAGGGCTGCCCGCGGGAGACGGCAGAGGAAGGTGATGGATGCCCGCCGCACGATTTTCCCCGGCCGCCGCTCTCGGGGCCCGGCGGGGAGCGGGATGAGCCGTCCCTGCGCACCGCGGTACCCGCGCCCGGCGCTCCGCAGGGCTCAGCTCGCTCCCGGCTCCGCGCGGTTCGCAGCCCTGCCGGCGGGCCACGGCTGCCGGGAGAGAGGCTTTCCCCGCCGTTATCCCCCCGCGAAGGAGGAGCGGGGGAGTGCCGTGCAAAGGGGATGGCGGACGCGGCATCAAGTCCTGCCCTGGGGGTTTCTGAGCGGAGCGAAGGGTCAGCGCCTGGGCTTTCTCCCGGCGCCAGCGCGGGTGATGTTTTATTGTGCTTGGATCCCCTCGCTGCGCCGAAATTTCGAGAGGGGAAACGGCCCTCACGTCTGATTAGTCTGGGGGTGGATGTGCGACCTGACTTTGTAGGGTAACTGTTGCCTCCAGGGCGGATGCTGCCGTCGCCTTAAACGTCCCAAAGTCACCGCGGGGAGAAGCCGCCTCCTAGCCGCGGGTCGCCTCGCTAAGCCGTCCCTCTAACCGCGAGCAGTGTAGGGGTTCGCCGCCGGCCTGGCATCTCCCACCTCACTTCCCACCCGTTCAAAAAACACCCCGCAGCCGCCCCAAGCGATAGTGGCTGGCTTTTCAGAGCAAATTAATCTGCTTTCCGTAAAGGCACTTCACTATAATTCTGGGAACCACCGGGCCGAGAGCCCGCGTAAAGGTTGCCACGGAGGGAAACCGCCAAGGGGGATGAGCTTACCCGCAGGGCATGCTTGTGACGGGGAAAAGTGGTTCCCCAGCAGccgcagcagcagaaggaaaagctgcCGAAATAGCTGCGCGAAGCGGCGCTCAGCCACAGGCGTGCCCTTCCGAGGAGTCTGCCCGCGACCCTCGTCTCCCGCGGGCTGCGCTCGCCCTCCCGGGACTATCCCCGCATTGACCCTCGGGTCCCCGTCCCTGCCGCAGGAGAGTCAATGCGCCTGCCCCTCCACACCCTCCGATGTCCCTTGGGGAGTCGCGGAGCTGCTCGGAGCCCAGCGATCTcgggcgggggctgcgggaTCCCCCGCAGCTGCCCACGCGTGTGCGGGTGGCCGGGCGCGGACGCAGCGGGCAGGGCAGTGGGTAAGGGTTCCATCTGCTCCCGCCTTTTGGGATTAGCGCAGCCACGAGCAGCACCAGCGTGGAGTTTCCAGCGCCTTGTCCGCAGTTTcagcttgtttttcttcctaattattttttaaagactcGATGACTTCTCTGTGTgggttgtgctttttttttttttttttttttttttttttttttttttttttggttggttggttgctgggtttttgtttttttttttttttccctctggttttgtctgctctgctctgcaatgGGGATTTTTAGCTGTGGAACCCAAAACCGGGAACCGTGACTAATTTAGGGGTGTATTTCTTCAGCACATTCATTTTAAGAAAGTAAAACTTAAAAGATGGAGTGGAGGGGCTGTGATAGGGAGAGGCGGGAACGCggtgctgtggctctgctgaagTTTAAGACACTGACGGTCGGTGTGCGGGGCTGGGGGTGCGGGGGGTGGACAGGCAGCGGTAACGAGCAGATTGCTGTATGATTTAGAGCGATGATGAGGTTTATCATTTGAACACTGATGAATTCAGGGAACATGAGAGCTGCAATTGACATTCCTAAAAACAATTAAATCGGTGGGGAGTACTGCTGGAAAATCGATACGGCCCAAGGTAATAGGGTTTGACTATAAACAGATTCCTCCCGTAGCAATAAACCACGAAGTGAGTGTGAAGTACCGCGATTCCCTGGCTGAAAGGAGGTCTTTTCCCTTCGAAACACATCCCCCCTCGCCCTCGGCAGTGCTCCCCGGCTCCCGCCGCGCGTCCCGGTGAGCCGGGGCGACGGTACCAAATACCTTTGGAAATTCTCCAGCAGCAAACGTTCATAACCCCGAGGAGAGGTCGGGGGAGGTATTTAAATAGCTTCCCGAATAAGTAGCGAGCGCCTTTGGTCCTGGACGAAAATAAACTGGGAGTTAAGCTTTAAATATCCAGGCTTGATTTAAGAGCACGATGCACTTGGCTGAGTGCGCTCGCGGGGTGGCCCCCCGGGAGGAGGCtaaggaaaggaaggggaaagggaactgtgagggaagggaaggaaaagaggaagaatgaGGAATGGAAGGGAAAGGAGGCCTCCGGGCCCCGCTCAGGCTGTGCCGCCCCCGCTGCTCGCCGCTGAGCTCGGAGGCGACGTTTCCTGCGTCCCCTCGGTCGGATTTAGGGGGGTGCGGGGGACCTCGCCGGCGCCACGGCCGCGCACCGCGTGGAGGCTTCCAACAGAGGGCGAGGGAAGCTCGGCTGGGCTCCGAGTCCGCGCGGGGATAGGGATCGACAGGGGGGCCCAGGGACAGCTCGgctccccgggacccccccacgcctctggctgctcccactgGAGAGAGGCTGcggggaagaaaaggggaaaccGGCGCCAGGCAGAGCCCGGGGGCGTTTGCGGAGCTGGCTTTCATTTCGGCTTTGGCTGGCGAGCGGAGCGCTCGGGGCCGCCGAGCCCCGCTGTGCCCGCGGCTTGGCACGGGCAGGCAGCGCCGGCTGCCAGCGCCGCGCCGCCCTCCTCGGGCTGCGATCGTGCGGTTTGCAAAGCAGCGGCTGCACGCCGGGGGCCCCCGCCCGCGGGCCGGAGCCGGGCGGTGGCCAAGCCCCTCAGGGGACGCCTGGCAGGGCCCGGGGGCCGCGGCCGTGCGCCGGGCGGGGGCGGAAAGCGCCCGCTTCCCGCGGGACCGCCGCTCTCCGCCGGCTGCGAGGGAAACAGGATCCCGCTGCCGTGCGCTGCACGGGAGCCTGTTCCTGGCAGCCGCCGGCTTCCCGGTGCCTCCAAGGAAGAGGATACAAGTTGAATATTGTTTGTACGGCCGGGACAAAATATCCAGGGCTGACAGGGATGGGGGGAGGGATTGTGTTCGTCCGCCCATGATGAATAATCCGGGCCGGCCTCCCGGCTGTGGCGGCCAAATCGCTCTTGGACCTGCCAAGACATCAGCCGCTACCTCTGCCCGCGCCTCGGGCGCCGTTGGCCTTTCCCCGGCTGGCTCTGGCAGCACGCACATCGCAGCCGCCGAGCGCACGGCGCTGCCTCCGCCGGGGCCACCCGCCCGGGGGCCGGGCCGCAGCATCAGCCTGGGACGGAGAATGGGGGACGGGCGGATAAAGCGTGGCAGCGAAGTTTGGGGAAGAGTGGGGGTTTCCCCTGTCTGGGGATGCCCGGCGGCAGGTGGAGGATGCGCCGCTGCCCCGTAGAGCCCAGGGCGGGGGGCACTGCGGGGAGAGGAGCCCCGGGTTGCGCGGTGCGGGACCTGCTGACCCTTCctccccccgcccgcccggccgtCTGGTGGGAACAAACACAAGCTGTTCCGGACCGGGGCCGCGCAGCTGGCCCGGCGGTGGCGGCGGAGCGCTGCCAAAGAGGCCGCAGGGAAGGTCCTCGGGTTTCCCGCAAGCGCACACACGCGGCCGCCCGGGCGCGGCGCTGGGACCGCTCCCAGCGGCCGTAAGCGGCGGGGGCCCCGTGTGTGTGTGCGGGGGTGTGGAGCGGGGGGAGGGTCGGGCGTGTGCGGGTGGTGACGAGCCCGGAGAGCAGCCGGGGACGGCGGGCGGCTCCGCGTGTGTGGAAGTCTGAGGCGGCGAGTGCCTGCGAGACGATGTGCGTGGGGAGCGGGAGCGCGCTGCGAGGGAGGCGGCGCGCGTGTGCCTGCGTGGGAAACCCTGCGCTTGTGCGATGGCGTGTGCGGGTCAGCGTGAGTGTGTGTGGCTGTGTGACAGCCCGGGTGTGAGAAAGGGAACGTGAGAGGTCCTGGGCGTGTGTCCCAGCGGAGGGATGCAGCAAATGTGTGAGAACTGCCGTGCTTCCCCCGGAGGATGCAGTGCCCGTGCGAGAGGACCATCGAGTGTGCGTGGGAATAAACGTGCGTGTGACACGGAACGTGTGCGTGACATGGCACGATCGAGAAGTGGCACTGTGTGTGCCACACAGAGCGTATGCGTGACACGGTGTACGAGAGGCGGCGTGCCCGTGTGACTCAGCGTGCGACCGTGTGAGTGCACGCGTGGGCGAGAGCTGCCGAGCCGCTCGGGGGGCGGACGCGCTGCGGGGCCGAGGAAGCCGGGCAGAAACTGCTCCGCTGCCGCGCTGGCGCCCTGCCCGCGCCCTGCCCGGGCGGCCCCCACTGCCGGGAGCGCCCGCGGAGTCTATTTGCCACTGGTGGTCCCGTCCCTTCGCAGGACGGAGCCCCCGGGCCCATCCGCCTCAGCGCAGCGCGGCCGGCGCCCGCCGGAGGAGGGAGCTCCCGGGGCAAGAGCCGTGGCTGGGCGGGCAGCGGGCCATGGAGGAGGGAGCCCACGCCCCTCCCCTCCCGCTCAGCGCCGAGGGCCGTTCTGCCCGTCCCCACCTTGTTTATGTGCGGCAGGAACTGGGATTTTCCATCTGCCTGCTCCGCTGGTCGTGACCTCCGCGCAGAGCTCGCAGGCAGCGGCTTTCGTGAGCGGGCCCGGGCcgcaggggcaggaggagctgctgcccctcccCGGAGGAGGACGCTAATCCTCACACGGGCTCCCGGTGTGAAAAGGGGACGATGGCAACGGCGGGGGGAAGGGATGGAACTGGCGGTGGGAGGCCCTGGAGACCTGCCCTTCCCGgggagccctgccagccccgtcCTGCCTCTGCACGTCCAACCACTTCGACACAAGTTTGAGTTTTCCTGCCCCGGCCCgatccctcctgccagggacaACATAAGCCCTTAGAGGGGTTTCGGGAGGAGGGAATCCCAGCTTACTTACACCACAGGGAGTAGG harbors:
- the LOC128820794 gene encoding collagen alpha-1(III) chain-like produces the protein MIHYAGVTAYNEVQSDTPVAVDNGGSGGTGLTTFLERRVVVAIREVTRRDLHEGGPASREGTDRIFRGRRSPCGPSARPGGSPEPPAHPQGEERLPLQAAPRMCTHPPIWDAGRERSTAPHVPPAAPRWKSMNVCSVRSDPLASGALLLVGKGGEKKGSLRTPAHVLASGGAAPRCRRGGNGGRAGCQRRREEPSEQPLGTAVLQVGHAKEQGTMPLHARGRSDARALPAGATVRDTPAPCLSGVRNFLAASDGWLRRCNASFGPEIPPPPAQRLVRRDALAAPSTEKRTGRAGVAGLDSAPTSEVRETEPASALKRRRRVIAPSQRCFRAASMRSPPAAPAPPGVSPVAGQRPPARVRERARTSGSETRTRPGLRGYSPFPLPSLPEQAGSAHARRLPRSALPLPTHIVSQALAASDFHTRGAARRPRLLSGLVTTRTRPTLPPLHTPAHTHGAPAAYGRWERSQRRARAAACVRLRETRGPSLRPLWQRSAATAGPAARPRLMLRPGPRAGGPGGGSAVRSAAAMCVLPEPAGERPTAPEARAEVAADVLAGPRAIWPPQPGGRPGLFIMGGRTQSLPPSLSALDILSRPYKQYSTCILFLGGTGKPAAARNRLPCSARQRDPVSLAAGGERRSRGKRALSAPARRTAAAPGPCQASPEGLGHRPAPARGRGPPACSRCFANRTIAARGGRRGAGSRRCLPVPSRGHSGARRPRALRSPAKAEMKASSANAPGLCLAPVSPFLPRSLSPVGAARGVGGSRGAELSLGPPVDPYPRADSEPSRASLALCWKPPRGARPWRRRGPPHPPKSDRGDAGNVASELSGEQRGRHSLSGARRDGDPRVNAGIVPGGRAQPAGDEGRGQTPRKGTPVAERRFAQLFRQLFLLLLRLLGNHFSPSQACPAARGSKHNKTSPALAPGESPGADPSLRSETPRAGLDAASAIPFARHSPAPPSRGDNGGESLSPGSRGPPAGLRTARSRERAEPCGAPGAGTAVRRDGSSRSPPGPESGGRGKSCGGHPSPSSAVSRGQPSAAVYFVIKSIKLPLSYKTGAEREGGGGLE